The Methylomonas montana genome has a window encoding:
- the treS gene encoding maltose alpha-D-glucosyltransferase produces the protein MNQTKSNDIKEPQVDFAQWMGDPLWYKDAVIYELHIKAFYDSDNNGTGDFPGLIQKLDYIQDLGVNTLWLLPFYPSPMRDDGYDIADYRNVHPDYGTMADFKLFVKEAHRRGLKIITELVINHTSDQHPWFQAARRAPAGSSKRDFYVWSHSNQKFPETRIIFKDAERSNWTWDEEAHAYYWHRFFYHQPDLNFNNPMVVKAVIKLMRFWLDLGVDGMRLDAIPYLCVREGTQNENLPGTHAVIKQMRAVLDAHYPHCVFLAEVNQWPEDVHDYFSDGDECHMAYHFPLMPRMYMAIAQEDRHPIVDIMRQTPNIPDSCQWAIFLRNHDELTLEMVTDKERDYMYQMYVVDQRARLNVGIRRRLAPLMDNEIDKIKLMNSLLLSMPGSPSLYYGDEIGMGDNFFLGDRNGVRTPMQWSPDRNAGFSRADPQRLYLPPIMDPVYGFGSVNVEAQQRERGSLLNWMQRVLALRKNHQAFGRGKLVFLHPRNRKILAYFRLYQDDIILCVANLSRAAQAVELDLSAYRGCVPVELMGRAFFPPIGELPYLLTLPGHNYYWFRLASGEEVTAWHEEHLPPEELPTLVLFDGWNSFFSDRVVPSRIAIAEKVRNQLEEEVLPSFVATRYWSCAKGNVRRVVIKDYAEWGRDGKKWLVALCSVEGDLDEPYFCFLPLALAWENGDEKHLHAMLSSTVAKVRQQAQIGKLADAFADESFCHALEEAIGSRETLTCATGTIRFLPTDAFVLLSKGFADLSIRSLGIQGSNTTVVLAEQYFLKGYRHLAIGINPEFEIGRFLTEVVKFPNIAPVFGIVEYEDSERRKMTLALLQGYLRNQGDCWNYTLDYLGRFLEECRTTVEPPKSAGQAHAAYLVLVHTLGQRTGELHNALGQITGDSAFDPEPVNDSDLSDWIQHGQAEAQATLDLLKRRGAGLTVSVLELAQTLLARRNALVERLQTCISGQFNTVKTRYHGNYHLGNVLLSQNDFVITDFKGDPTRTFVDRQHKHSPLRDVADMLRSFNYAADTALAHASIEQPKDMAKFEPFVRDWEAEVGRVFLAAYSQAVGNSVVISDAPLLDLFILEKALFDVRNELDQRPDWVVIPLRCILSRL, from the coding sequence ATGAACCAGACAAAATCCAACGATATAAAAGAACCCCAGGTGGATTTCGCGCAATGGATGGGAGACCCGCTTTGGTATAAAGATGCCGTCATTTACGAGCTGCATATCAAAGCTTTTTATGACAGCGACAATAATGGCACCGGGGATTTTCCCGGGTTAATCCAGAAGCTCGATTATATCCAGGATTTAGGTGTAAACACACTTTGGTTGCTACCCTTCTATCCTTCTCCAATGCGAGATGACGGTTATGATATTGCTGATTATCGCAACGTTCATCCCGACTACGGCACCATGGCCGATTTCAAACTGTTCGTAAAGGAAGCGCACCGTCGTGGCCTTAAAATTATCACTGAACTAGTCATCAATCACACCTCCGATCAGCATCCTTGGTTTCAAGCTGCGCGCCGGGCCCCCGCTGGTTCAAGCAAGCGAGATTTTTATGTATGGAGTCATTCCAACCAGAAATTTCCAGAGACACGGATTATCTTCAAAGATGCCGAGAGATCGAACTGGACCTGGGACGAAGAAGCCCACGCCTATTACTGGCATCGTTTCTTCTATCATCAACCGGACCTCAATTTCAATAATCCAATGGTGGTAAAAGCGGTCATAAAACTGATGCGTTTTTGGTTAGATCTTGGTGTGGACGGCATGCGTCTGGACGCAATTCCCTATCTGTGCGTGCGCGAGGGCACCCAAAACGAAAATCTGCCGGGGACGCATGCCGTGATCAAACAAATGCGTGCGGTGCTTGATGCGCATTATCCGCACTGCGTTTTTCTCGCCGAAGTTAATCAGTGGCCGGAAGATGTTCATGACTACTTCAGTGATGGCGATGAATGTCACATGGCGTACCATTTTCCCCTGATGCCTCGAATGTACATGGCCATTGCTCAGGAAGATCGTCATCCTATCGTCGATATCATGCGGCAGACCCCAAATATTCCAGATTCCTGCCAATGGGCTATTTTTCTGCGCAATCATGATGAGCTTACCTTGGAGATGGTCACTGACAAAGAACGTGACTATATGTACCAGATGTATGTTGTCGATCAACGCGCACGCTTGAACGTCGGGATTCGGCGCCGACTGGCCCCGCTGATGGACAACGAAATCGATAAAATCAAGCTGATGAATAGCTTGCTGCTCTCCATGCCGGGCTCGCCCAGTCTCTATTACGGCGACGAAATTGGTATGGGAGACAATTTTTTCCTGGGCGATCGCAATGGCGTACGCACCCCCATGCAATGGAGTCCGGACCGTAATGCCGGGTTCTCGCGCGCCGATCCACAACGCTTATACCTACCGCCTATCATGGATCCGGTCTATGGCTTCGGGTCAGTCAATGTAGAGGCGCAGCAACGCGAACGCGGTTCACTGCTGAACTGGATGCAGCGTGTGCTGGCGCTACGCAAAAACCATCAGGCATTTGGTCGCGGGAAACTGGTTTTTTTACACCCCAGAAATCGCAAGATACTGGCCTATTTCAGACTATATCAAGACGATATTATATTGTGCGTAGCCAACCTGTCGCGTGCCGCTCAGGCGGTTGAGCTTGATCTTTCTGCGTATAGGGGATGCGTGCCTGTGGAATTAATGGGGCGTGCATTTTTTCCGCCAATTGGTGAGTTACCCTATCTCCTTACCTTACCCGGCCATAATTATTATTGGTTCCGACTGGCCAGTGGCGAAGAGGTTACAGCCTGGCACGAGGAGCACTTACCGCCCGAGGAATTGCCGACATTGGTGCTGTTCGATGGTTGGAACAGCTTCTTCAGTGATCGAGTTGTACCTTCGCGTATTGCCATCGCCGAGAAAGTCCGCAATCAGCTCGAAGAAGAGGTATTACCGAGTTTTGTCGCTACGAGATACTGGTCTTGCGCTAAAGGTAATGTGCGACGTGTTGTGATTAAGGATTATGCCGAGTGGGGGCGTGATGGTAAAAAGTGGCTGGTAGCATTATGCAGCGTTGAAGGTGATTTAGATGAGCCATATTTCTGCTTTTTGCCACTTGCCCTGGCGTGGGAAAATGGCGACGAGAAACACCTGCATGCCATGTTATCAAGCACTGTCGCCAAAGTGCGCCAACAGGCTCAAATTGGCAAACTGGCTGATGCCTTTGCCGACGAGTCGTTTTGTCACGCGTTGGAAGAGGCCATTGGCTCACGAGAAACGCTAACTTGCGCAACAGGCACTATCCGTTTTTTACCTACCGATGCTTTTGTTTTACTTAGCAAGGGATTTGCCGACCTTTCAATAAGATCGCTTGGCATACAGGGCAGTAATACTACCGTCGTATTGGCTGAGCAATATTTTCTGAAAGGCTATCGGCATCTGGCAATCGGCATCAACCCGGAGTTCGAGATTGGGCGTTTTTTAACCGAGGTGGTCAAATTTCCCAATATAGCACCAGTATTTGGCATAGTTGAGTATGAGGACAGCGAACGTCGAAAAATGACACTGGCTTTGTTGCAGGGATATTTAAGAAATCAGGGTGACTGTTGGAATTATACGTTGGATTATCTTGGGCGATTCCTTGAGGAATGCCGTACAACAGTCGAGCCACCCAAATCAGCGGGACAAGCACATGCTGCTTATCTGGTTCTAGTACACACGCTTGGTCAACGGACTGGCGAACTACACAACGCGCTAGGACAAATAACCGGCGATTCCGCCTTTGATCCAGAGCCTGTTAACGACTCCGATCTCTCGGACTGGATCCAGCACGGGCAAGCCGAAGCGCAAGCGACGCTGGATCTGCTCAAAAGGCGGGGGGCAGGCCTTACGGTATCTGTTCTAGAGCTAGCACAAACATTGCTCGCGCGACGCAATGCACTAGTAGAACGTCTCCAGACCTGTATTTCCGGACAGTTTAATACGGTCAAGACACGTTACCACGGCAATTATCATCTGGGGAACGTACTACTCAGCCAGAATGATTTCGTGATTACCGATTTTAAGGGTGATCCTACTCGCACTTTCGTCGATCGCCAGCATAAACACTCGCCATTGAGGGATGTCGCCGACATGCTGAGATCCTTCAATTATGCCGCCGATACTGCACTCGCGCACGCCAGTATAGAACAGCCCAAGGATATGGCAAAGTTTGAGCCGTTTGTACGTGACTGGGAAGCAGAAGTTGGCCGCGTTTTCTTAGCAGCCTACAGTCAAGCAGTGGGCAATTCAGTGGTTATATCGGACGCACCGCTACTCGATCTATTTATACTGGAAAAGGCGCTTTTCGATGTGCGCAACGAACTTGATCAGCGCCCGGATTGGGTAGTGATCCCGCTGCGCTGCATACTGTCTCGATTGTAA
- the glgX gene encoding glycogen debranching protein GlgX yields MSKTITAVWPGRPYPRGAFWDGEGVNFAIFSEHAEKVELCLFDAKGKDEVQRVELKERSDLVWHCYLPEARPGLLYGFRVHGHYRPQDGHRFNPNKLLIEPYAKDIVGTPLWSDAHFGYRIGAKDDDLSFSRRDNANVMPKCRVIDQAFAWGNDHPPDIQWCDMVIYELHVKGFTMQHPDILPKLRGTYAGLAMDPVIEHLQRLGVTTVELMPVHAFLDDRYLVERGMRNYWGYNSIGFLAPDSRYSASGQVSEFKTMVKTLHKAGIEVILDVVYNHTAEGNQLGPTLSFRGIDNASYYRLLGDNPRFYMDYTGCGNTLDMQQSCVLQLMMDSLRYWVLEMHVDGFRFDLASSLARELHEVNQLGTFFNTIRQDPVLSTIKLIAEPWDLGEGGYQVGNFPLGWSEWNDKYRDCIRAYWKGDEGLIGELAQRLTGSSDLYERSGRSHASINFISAHDGFTLHDLVTYDAKHNEANQEENASGNDNNHSWNCGIEGETDDSAINALRARQKRNLLATLLFSQGVPMLQAGDEIGRSQQGNNNAYCQDNAISWLSWELKKQDQDLLAFTRRIISLRNQHPLFRRRYFFQGSPNYGGEIKDIVWLNSDGSETRDDDWNQASSHCLGLYFAGGKLIETDGRGRRLQDNNLLLLLNAYHEEIAFMLPQFEDHEYWEVLLDTRDAVGTPDVSRYKTEQAYPLGGRSLVLLKQA; encoded by the coding sequence ATGTCTAAGACGATAACGGCGGTATGGCCGGGGCGCCCCTATCCGCGCGGCGCATTTTGGGACGGCGAAGGGGTGAATTTTGCCATTTTTTCCGAGCATGCCGAAAAGGTCGAATTGTGCTTGTTCGATGCCAAGGGCAAGGACGAAGTCCAGCGCGTCGAACTCAAAGAACGTAGCGATTTAGTCTGGCACTGCTATCTGCCCGAGGCCCGTCCCGGACTGCTTTATGGTTTCCGGGTGCATGGGCATTACCGTCCGCAAGACGGGCATAGGTTCAATCCGAACAAGCTGCTGATAGAACCCTATGCAAAAGATATAGTGGGGACGCCGCTCTGGAGCGACGCCCATTTCGGCTATCGGATAGGCGCCAAGGACGACGATCTTTCCTTCAGTCGTCGCGACAATGCCAATGTGATGCCGAAGTGCCGGGTGATCGATCAGGCCTTCGCCTGGGGAAATGATCATCCCCCCGACATCCAATGGTGCGATATGGTGATTTATGAGCTGCACGTCAAAGGCTTTACCATGCAGCATCCTGATATTCTGCCCAAGTTGCGCGGCACTTATGCCGGATTGGCGATGGACCCGGTCATCGAGCATCTCCAACGGTTAGGCGTGACGACCGTTGAACTGATGCCGGTGCATGCTTTTCTCGATGATCGCTATCTGGTGGAACGAGGCATGCGCAATTACTGGGGATATAACTCCATAGGCTTTCTGGCGCCCGATTCCCGTTATTCGGCCAGCGGTCAGGTCAGTGAATTTAAAACCATGGTAAAGACACTGCATAAAGCCGGTATTGAGGTGATTCTGGATGTGGTTTACAACCATACCGCCGAAGGCAATCAACTGGGGCCGACGCTGTCCTTCCGCGGTATCGACAATGCATCCTACTATCGGCTGCTGGGCGATAATCCACGCTTTTACATGGACTACACCGGCTGCGGCAATACCCTGGACATGCAACAATCCTGCGTGCTGCAATTGATGATGGACAGCTTGCGTTACTGGGTGCTGGAAATGCATGTAGACGGCTTCCGGTTCGATCTGGCGTCCTCACTGGCAAGAGAGTTACACGAAGTAAACCAGCTTGGCACCTTCTTCAATACCATCCGTCAGGACCCTGTGCTGAGCACCATCAAGCTGATTGCCGAACCCTGGGATCTGGGCGAAGGCGGCTATCAAGTGGGAAATTTCCCGCTGGGCTGGTCGGAATGGAACGATAAGTATCGCGATTGTATTCGTGCCTACTGGAAAGGCGATGAAGGCTTGATCGGGGAACTGGCGCAACGCTTGACCGGATCCAGCGACCTCTACGAACGCAGTGGGCGGTCCCATGCCAGCATCAATTTCATCAGTGCCCACGACGGCTTTACCTTGCATGACCTGGTGACCTACGATGCTAAACACAACGAGGCCAATCAAGAAGAGAATGCCAGTGGTAACGACAATAACCATTCCTGGAATTGCGGCATCGAAGGAGAAACCGACGATTCGGCGATTAACGCCTTGCGTGCTCGGCAAAAGCGCAATCTGCTCGCTACTCTGCTGTTTTCACAAGGGGTTCCGATGCTGCAGGCAGGCGATGAGATCGGGCGTAGCCAGCAGGGTAATAACAATGCCTATTGTCAGGATAACGCGATTAGCTGGCTGTCGTGGGAGCTGAAGAAACAGGATCAGGATTTGCTTGCATTCACTCGGCGTATTATCAGCCTGCGCAACCAACATCCCTTGTTTCGGCGACGTTATTTTTTTCAGGGAAGCCCCAATTACGGCGGCGAGATAAAAGATATCGTCTGGCTCAATTCCGATGGCTCCGAAACCCGAGATGACGACTGGAATCAGGCGTCTTCGCATTGTCTGGGCCTATATTTTGCCGGCGGTAAACTGATCGAAACCGACGGGCGTGGACGGCGTTTACAGGACAATAATCTGTTGTTGCTGCTGAATGCTTATCATGAGGAGATCGCATTTATGTTGCCGCAATTTGAGGATCATGAGTATTGGGAAGTGCTACTCGACACGCGGGATGCTGTTGGTACGCCGGATGTTTCGCGTTACAAGACGGAGCAAGCTTATCCATTGGGCGGACGCTCGCTGGTGCTGCTGAAACAGGCGTAG
- the treY gene encoding malto-oligosyltrehalose synthase — protein MKYNVKRFIEDITAQHAKTGQAQSRQTDLPPLPEPRIPLATYRLQFNGDFAFNQAREIVPYLSALGISHLYASPYLKARPGSRHGYDIIDHNMLNPEIGSDEEFERLCETLAQHGMGQVLDVVPNHMGVLGGDNAWWLDVLENGQTAAHAGFFDIDWAPIKPKLHGKVLLPVLGKHYGAALDNAELQLRFDAEHGEFGIYYFEHHFPVDPAEYPHILAFRMDALSVRLGEDNRLLMEYQSLVTAFHNLPSRGEVSPERQLERRRDKEVHKRQLAGLVAYSAEIARFLDENLYILNGKTGESSSFDQLHRLIEAQAYRLAFWRVASDEINYRRFFDINDLAGLRMENDEVFDATHQLLLRLIQEGKLDGLRLDHPDGLYDPEAYFFKLVEHCKRAGRAPYLVVEKILAADEDLRSSWPVQGTTGYEFTNLLNGLFVATSAAKRMQRVYHSFIGEHVNFDDLLYRSKKLIMKSALSGELNVLANLLSKIAEADRHTCDYTLNGLRTALAEIVACFPVYRGYINAYEVAPEDRRNIEQATVAAKRRSTTADASIFDFLREVLTLAAADGKSPAYAEQVLAFAMKFQQFTSPVMAKGLEDTSAYIYHRLLSLNEVGGDPRRFGVTRSAFHRANQLRAERSPHSMLATSSHDTKRSEDMRARLNVLSEIPAAWRLVLRQWRRTNRSLKHIVDGMLVPTRNDEYFIYQTLLGIWPAGEPDGNEMARFSARIKEYLVKALREAKVYTSWINPNVAYEDAVTGFAEALITSPVESAFLADFRPFQRRIARLGMFNSLSQTLIKLTVPGVPDIYQGCECWDFSLVDPDNRRPVDFDCRRTMLVGLQTLVAQASLQRVAGVRALCETLEDGRAKLLIVWLGLMLRERWPEVFQQGSYLPLAIRGEQAAHLCAYARRFGDRTVITVAPRFFVRLLGDAEMPPLGEKIWGNTSVELPSGLGDKQYTCVFTGKELKPQKRQSRWNISVAQILTEFPVGLVIGENGLAAEEL, from the coding sequence ATGAAATATAATGTGAAGCGCTTTATTGAGGATATTACCGCCCAACATGCTAAAACCGGCCAGGCACAGTCTCGACAAACCGACTTGCCACCGTTGCCTGAACCGCGTATTCCATTGGCCACCTATCGTCTGCAATTCAACGGCGACTTCGCTTTTAATCAAGCGCGCGAAATTGTTCCCTATCTGAGTGCGCTGGGCATTTCCCACCTGTATGCCTCACCCTATCTCAAGGCACGGCCAGGCAGTCGGCACGGTTACGACATCATCGATCACAACATGCTGAATCCCGAGATTGGCTCGGACGAGGAATTTGAGCGGCTTTGCGAAACGCTCGCCCAGCACGGCATGGGGCAAGTGTTGGATGTGGTGCCTAATCATATGGGCGTGTTGGGCGGCGATAATGCCTGGTGGCTGGACGTGCTGGAAAATGGTCAGACCGCCGCGCATGCCGGGTTTTTCGATATTGACTGGGCGCCGATAAAGCCTAAGTTGCATGGCAAGGTGCTATTGCCGGTGCTGGGCAAGCATTATGGTGCGGCGCTGGACAATGCCGAATTACAACTGCGTTTTGATGCGGAACACGGCGAATTCGGCATCTATTACTTCGAACACCACTTTCCGGTAGATCCGGCGGAATACCCGCATATTCTGGCGTTTCGCATGGATGCCTTGAGTGTTCGCTTAGGGGAAGACAATCGGTTATTGATGGAATACCAGAGTCTGGTGACCGCATTCCATAATCTGCCGTCCCGTGGTGAAGTGTCGCCTGAACGCCAGCTTGAGCGCAGGCGCGACAAGGAAGTACATAAGCGCCAACTAGCCGGTCTGGTTGCCTATTCCGCCGAGATTGCCCGGTTTCTGGACGAGAACTTGTACATCTTAAACGGTAAGACTGGCGAATCATCCAGCTTCGATCAACTCCACCGATTGATCGAGGCGCAAGCTTACCGGCTGGCGTTTTGGCGGGTAGCCTCGGACGAGATTAATTACCGGCGGTTTTTCGACATCAACGATCTTGCCGGCTTGCGCATGGAGAACGACGAGGTCTTCGATGCGACCCACCAGCTATTGTTGCGCCTGATTCAGGAAGGCAAGCTGGATGGCCTGCGCCTGGATCATCCTGATGGCTTGTACGATCCGGAAGCGTATTTTTTCAAGCTGGTCGAACACTGCAAGCGTGCCGGGCGTGCACCTTATCTGGTGGTCGAAAAAATTCTGGCGGCAGACGAGGATTTGCGCAGTAGCTGGCCGGTGCAGGGTACGACGGGTTACGAATTCACCAATCTTCTCAACGGGCTATTTGTGGCTACCAGCGCTGCCAAACGTATGCAGCGCGTCTATCACAGCTTCATCGGCGAGCATGTCAATTTCGATGATCTGCTCTACCGTTCCAAAAAGCTGATCATGAAATCCGCGCTATCGGGGGAATTGAATGTGTTGGCCAACCTGCTCTCGAAAATCGCCGAAGCCGACCGCCATACTTGCGATTACACGCTGAACGGATTGCGTACGGCATTGGCGGAAATCGTTGCCTGCTTCCCGGTTTATCGTGGCTACATCAACGCCTACGAAGTAGCACCGGAAGATCGCCGTAATATCGAACAGGCAACCGTAGCGGCAAAACGCAGAAGCACGACAGCAGACGCCAGTATTTTCGATTTTTTGCGTGAGGTACTTACGCTTGCCGCAGCAGATGGCAAATCGCCTGCGTACGCTGAGCAGGTGCTGGCCTTTGCCATGAAATTCCAGCAATTCACCAGCCCGGTGATGGCAAAAGGCCTGGAGGACACCAGCGCCTACATCTACCACCGCTTGCTGTCGCTCAATGAAGTCGGCGGCGACCCTCGCCGATTCGGCGTGACCCGTAGCGCATTTCACCGCGCCAATCAACTGCGCGCTGAGCGCAGCCCACATTCCATGTTGGCCACTTCCAGTCACGACACCAAACGTAGCGAGGATATGCGCGCCCGCCTCAATGTGTTGTCTGAAATACCGGCGGCTTGGCGGTTGGTGCTTCGACAGTGGCGCCGCACCAATCGAAGTCTTAAACACATCGTGGACGGTATGCTGGTACCCACCCGCAACGATGAATATTTCATCTATCAGACCTTGCTGGGGATTTGGCCGGCAGGTGAACCCGACGGCAATGAAATGGCGCGTTTTTCTGCCCGGATCAAAGAATATCTGGTCAAGGCCTTGCGCGAAGCCAAGGTTTATACCAGTTGGATAAACCCTAATGTAGCCTATGAAGATGCTGTAACGGGGTTTGCCGAAGCCCTGATCACTTCGCCGGTAGAGAGTGCGTTCCTGGCGGATTTTCGGCCTTTTCAGCGGCGGATTGCGCGGCTCGGGATGTTCAACAGCCTGTCGCAGACATTGATCAAGCTCACCGTGCCGGGTGTACCGGATATTTATCAAGGTTGCGAATGTTGGGATTTCAGTCTGGTGGACCCCGACAACCGGCGGCCGGTTGATTTCGACTGCCGCCGAACCATGCTGGTTGGATTACAAACGCTTGTCGCCCAAGCATCGCTGCAACGTGTTGCTGGGGTAAGAGCGTTATGCGAGACGCTGGAAGACGGCCGGGCCAAACTGCTGATTGTTTGGTTGGGGCTGATGTTGCGAGAACGCTGGCCGGAGGTGTTTCAGCAAGGAAGCTATTTACCGTTGGCAATCAGGGGAGAACAAGCGGCTCATCTGTGCGCCTATGCGCGCAGATTCGGTGATCGCACCGTCATCACCGTGGCGCCGCGTTTCTTTGTGCGGTTGCTGGGTGACGCCGAAATGCCGCCTCTGGGAGAAAAAATTTGGGGGAATACCTCAGTGGAACTGCCTTCTGGTCTGGGCGATAAGCAATATACCTGCGTGTTCACCGGGAAGGAGCTCAAACCTCAGAAGCGGCAGTCTCGTTGGAATATCTCAGTCGCACAAATCCTGACGGAATTTCCCGTGGGGCTGGTTATCGGTGAGAACGGCCTCGCCGCCGAGGAGCTATGA
- the treZ gene encoding malto-oligosyltrehalose trehalohydrolase — MSEQITNELVNGRRFPIGAERVPEKGMHFRVWAPERKTVKLVMNTPGEERDPPRPQTEIELQSEGNGYFSVIVQEACAGSLYRYLLDDDPQPYPDPASRFQPQGPHGPSQVIDALTFDWTDATWPGIAAQGQVIYEMHIGTFTHEGNWFAAAKELPELAALGVTMLEIMPVADFPGRFGWGYDGVNLFAPTRLYGTPDEFRYFVDQAHAVGLGVILDVVFNHLGPDGNYLSKFSSDYISARYQSDWGDALNFDGPHSDAVREYVLANSEYWIKEFHLDGLRLDATQQIFDSSAEHIIAAIVQAARRAGAPRKTFIVGENEPQDAKLFLPLEYGGFGLDALWNDDFHHTAMVAMTGRADAYYSDYRGVAQEFISTFKRGFLYQGQWYSWQNKTRGTPGLHMPPGKFVNFIQNHDQLANSGSGKRVHTMTSPNRYRALTTLFLLAPQTPMLFQGQEFAATSPFFYFADHKDEIAHLVARGRSGFLAQFRALATPEMQARLPDPGDPQTFTASKLDLNDRNQHQEEYALHRDLLSLRRNDPVFQASEHSHRIDGAVLSQDAWLIRFFGESPGDDRLLLVNLSRDLHLVPAPEPLLAPPKDCVWDAIWFSDDPRYGGMGMPPWPTKGNWYLQGESAVVLRPIKQAKESVDHEQ; from the coding sequence ATGAGCGAACAGATTACTAACGAATTAGTCAATGGCCGCCGATTCCCGATCGGGGCAGAGCGCGTGCCTGAAAAAGGCATGCATTTTCGAGTCTGGGCGCCCGAAAGAAAGACCGTGAAACTGGTCATGAATACTCCGGGTGAAGAGCGTGACCCTCCCCGTCCTCAGACCGAAATCGAACTGCAAAGCGAAGGCAACGGTTATTTTTCGGTCATTGTGCAAGAGGCTTGTGCAGGAAGCTTGTACCGCTACCTGCTGGACGATGACCCGCAACCATACCCTGATCCTGCTTCGCGTTTTCAACCCCAGGGTCCGCACGGACCCTCGCAAGTAATCGATGCCTTAACGTTCGACTGGACGGACGCCACCTGGCCGGGAATCGCAGCCCAAGGCCAGGTCATTTACGAGATGCATATCGGCACGTTTACGCATGAAGGCAATTGGTTCGCAGCGGCCAAGGAACTGCCCGAGCTGGCGGCATTGGGCGTGACGATGTTGGAGATCATGCCGGTGGCCGACTTTCCGGGCCGGTTTGGCTGGGGTTACGACGGCGTCAATTTGTTCGCGCCGACACGGCTTTACGGAACCCCGGACGAATTTCGCTATTTCGTTGACCAGGCGCATGCCGTGGGTCTCGGCGTGATTCTGGATGTGGTATTCAATCATTTGGGCCCGGATGGCAATTATCTATCGAAGTTCTCCAGCGATTACATTTCCGCCCGCTATCAGTCAGACTGGGGCGATGCACTGAATTTTGACGGGCCGCACTCAGATGCAGTGCGTGAGTATGTGCTCGCCAATAGTGAGTATTGGATTAAAGAGTTCCACCTTGACGGCCTGCGGCTTGATGCAACCCAGCAAATCTTCGACAGCTCCGCTGAACATATTATTGCCGCCATCGTGCAGGCAGCGCGTCGCGCCGGGGCGCCGCGCAAGACCTTTATCGTCGGCGAGAATGAGCCGCAGGATGCAAAATTGTTTTTGCCTCTCGAATATGGAGGCTTCGGCCTGGACGCGTTATGGAACGACGATTTCCACCATACCGCGATGGTCGCGATGACAGGGCGAGCGGATGCTTACTATAGCGACTACCGGGGTGTCGCTCAGGAATTTATATCCACGTTCAAGCGAGGTTTCTTGTATCAAGGTCAATGGTACTCGTGGCAAAACAAAACACGCGGAACCCCAGGTCTGCACATGCCGCCAGGCAAATTCGTCAACTTCATCCAAAATCACGATCAATTGGCCAATTCCGGCAGTGGCAAACGTGTACACACAATGACCAGTCCTAACCGCTACCGGGCTTTGACAACCCTGTTTTTATTGGCTCCGCAGACACCCATGTTGTTTCAAGGCCAGGAGTTTGCCGCCACCAGTCCGTTCTTTTATTTTGCCGACCACAAAGATGAAATCGCCCATTTGGTGGCGCGAGGACGCTCCGGTTTTCTGGCCCAATTTCGTGCCTTGGCAACTCCCGAAATGCAGGCCCGGCTGCCGGATCCGGGCGACCCGCAAACCTTTACCGCTTCAAAACTGGACTTGAATGACCGCAACCAGCATCAGGAAGAATATGCCTTGCACCGCGATTTATTAAGCTTGCGCCGTAACGATCCGGTGTTTCAGGCCAGCGAGCATAGCCACCGTATCGATGGCGCAGTGTTAAGCCAGGACGCATGGTTGATACGTTTTTTCGGAGAAAGTCCGGGTGACGATCGGCTTTTATTGGTTAACCTGAGCCGGGATCTTCATCTGGTTCCGGCGCCGGAACCGTTATTGGCCCCGCCGAAGGACTGTGTTTGGGATGCCATATGGTTCAGCGACGATCCTCGTTACGGTGGTATGGGCATGCCGCCCTGGCCCACGAAAGGCAATTGGTATCTTCAGGGCGAATCCGCTGTGGTGCTACGGCCGATTAAGCAGGCAAAGGAGAGCGTGGATCATGAACAGTGA